In Candidatus Equadaptatus faecalis, the following are encoded in one genomic region:
- the larB gene encoding nickel pincer cofactor biosynthesis protein LarB translates to MEAAELRELLQNVREKKTSVEEAVMKLKTAPFAELDFAKPDFHRGIRNGAGEVIYGEGKTTEQILAIVSKLYESGQKAVLISRLSKEKAEKIGRKFEITYSETARTCTLGKIKKADGAGKIVIACAGTSDLPVAEEARLTAEFFGNEVVCLYDVGVAGLHRLLAHLEELMSARAIIAIAGMEGALASVIGGLAECPVIAVPTSVGYGTSYGGISALLAMLNSCASGVSVVNIDNGFGAAYQASLINHLGA, encoded by the coding sequence ATGGAAGCTGCTGAACTCAGAGAACTGCTGCAAAACGTAAGAGAAAAGAAAACCTCTGTTGAAGAAGCCGTTATGAAACTGAAGACAGCCCCGTTTGCCGAGCTTGATTTTGCAAAGCCTGATTTTCACAGGGGGATCAGAAACGGCGCGGGGGAAGTGATATACGGGGAAGGAAAAACCACGGAACAGATTTTGGCAATAGTCTCAAAGCTGTATGAGAGCGGACAGAAAGCAGTCCTTATTTCACGCCTTTCCAAAGAAAAAGCGGAAAAAATCGGCAGAAAGTTTGAAATAACTTACTCCGAAACAGCGCGTACCTGCACTCTCGGAAAAATAAAAAAGGCTGACGGTGCAGGAAAAATTGTAATTGCCTGCGCAGGTACAAGCGATTTGCCTGTTGCGGAAGAGGCGCGTCTGACAGCCGAATTTTTCGGAAACGAAGTCGTCTGTCTGTACGACGTCGGTGTTGCGGGGCTTCACAGGCTTCTCGCACATCTGGAGGAGTTGATGTCGGCGAGGGCAATAATAGCTATAGCCGGTATGGAGGGAGCTTTGGCAAGTGTTATAGGCGGTCTTGCGGAATGTCCGGTTATTGCCGTTCCTACAAGCGTCGGCTACGGAACGTCTTACGGCGGTATTTCGGCGCTGCTTGCAATGCTTAACTCATGCGCAAGCGGGGTTTCTGTCGTTAACATTGACAACGGTTTCGGCGCAGCCTATCAGGCGAGCCTTATAAATCATCTGGGGGCATAA
- the larC gene encoding nickel pincer cofactor biosynthesis protein LarC → MKIIYLECSMGAAGDMLGAALYELLDDSGKAEFLKRMSTLEKFGVTVCAEKAKSCGISGARLAVSVNGIEEDEYIMKHAHGHMHEHGPEHPHKHSALHGIKHVISELSLPESVKNNAAEIYGLIADAESRAHGCKVNEVHFHEIGSLDAVADIVSVCMLLEMLGAEKIYVSPVRTGYGQIKCAHGILPVPAPATAYLLEGVPCFAGGIEGEFCTPTGAALLKYFTVDFEQRPPMTILKTGYGMGTRKYEAANCVRAFLGETEENAGDVAELCCNIDDMTSEELAFAAEELLSAGALDVYTTPIVMKKGRAAFMLTCMCDADKREELLKLIFKHTTTLGIREYRCRRWKMSRTEYVCETRFGKVRLKKSKGCGCVREKAEYKDLARLARENNVSLREVQKEIK, encoded by the coding sequence ATGAAGATAATATATCTTGAATGCAGTATGGGCGCTGCCGGCGATATGCTTGGGGCGGCACTTTACGAACTTCTTGACGACAGCGGCAAAGCGGAATTCCTCAAACGCATGAGTACGCTTGAAAAATTTGGCGTAACAGTATGCGCCGAAAAAGCCAAAAGCTGCGGAATTTCGGGTGCACGCCTCGCAGTTTCGGTAAATGGCATTGAAGAAGACGAATATATTATGAAACACGCACACGGACACATGCATGAACACGGTCCGGAGCATCCGCACAAACACAGTGCGCTGCACGGCATTAAACATGTAATATCAGAATTGTCTCTGCCTGAAAGCGTAAAAAACAATGCCGCGGAAATATACGGACTGATTGCAGATGCCGAGAGCAGGGCACACGGCTGCAAAGTGAACGAAGTGCATTTCCATGAAATCGGCTCACTTGATGCGGTCGCCGACATTGTTTCTGTCTGTATGCTTCTTGAAATGCTCGGCGCGGAAAAAATCTACGTTTCGCCGGTTCGTACTGGCTACGGACAAATTAAATGCGCCCACGGAATTCTTCCTGTCCCTGCACCGGCAACTGCGTATCTGCTTGAAGGCGTTCCTTGCTTTGCGGGAGGTATTGAAGGCGAATTCTGTACGCCTACAGGGGCTGCTCTTCTGAAATATTTCACAGTGGATTTTGAGCAGAGACCGCCGATGACGATACTGAAAACAGGCTACGGAATGGGAACAAGAAAATATGAAGCAGCAAACTGCGTGAGGGCATTTTTAGGTGAAACCGAAGAAAACGCGGGTGACGTTGCGGAGTTGTGCTGCAACATAGACGACATGACTTCGGAAGAACTTGCTTTTGCCGCAGAAGAGCTGTTGTCAGCAGGGGCGCTGGACGTTTATACGACGCCGATAGTTATGAAAAAAGGGCGTGCGGCATTTATGCTGACCTGTATGTGTGACGCGGACAAAAGAGAAGAACTGCTGAAGCTTATTTTCAAGCATACGACAACGCTTGGTATTCGAGAATACCGCTGCAGAAGATGGAAAATGTCGCGGACTGAATACGTTTGTGAAACGCGTTTTGGAAAAGTCAGACTAAAAAAGTCCAAAGGCTGCGGATGTGTCAGAGAAAAAGCGGAATACAAAGATTTGGCAAGGCTTGCACGTGAAAATAACGTATCGCTTCGTGAAGTGCAGAAAGAAATTAAGTGA